Part of the Candidatus Neomarinimicrobiota bacterium genome, AGTGCCTTTCTGCTGGAGCTAAAAGAACGTTTTCGAGCCGAGGGTTTCACCGCGGAAGAAAAAGAGCTGCCGGACCATCTGGCGGTCCTGCTGCGTTTCATGTCGGTCTGCCACAACGAGGAGACAACAGAGGAGCTCGCCCGCGAGGGTTTATTGCCTGTGCTCAAGAAAATGCTTAAAGAAAATAAGCAAGCTGACCGTTCCGACAATGATAGCGTAAACCATGAGTTCAAGAGCGAGGAAGAAAAGGAGAAGCGACAAACCGGTCCGTACAGGAATGTACTCCAGGCACTGAGGTTTGTACTCCAACAACAATATCCAATGATGGAGAAGGAGGAAGAGATCCA contains:
- the narJ gene encoding nitrate reductase molybdenum cofactor assembly chaperone, which encodes MVEEIAEQNVFRLFADLLEYPRPGLRESVRECEALIASKDAETGALLGKFRTFVKESSLEKMQEVYTTTFDLGATYHPYVGYHLLGESYKRSAFLLELKERFRAEGFTAEEKELPDHLAVLLRFMSVCHNEETTEELAREGLLPVLKKMLKENKQADRSDNDSVNHEFKSEEEKEKRQTGPYRNVLQALRFVLQQQYPMMEKEEEIHV